A genomic window from Candidatus Dadabacteria bacterium includes:
- a CDS encoding type II toxin-antitoxin system death-on-curing family toxin gives MEPEPIWLLKATVLDLHQEEIARHGGTEGIRDEGMLESALDRPRNLYHYGNPKPDITDLAAAYAYGIARNHPFLDGNKRAALVSCRAFLLRNGFDLMATPVEKYDKIMRLAEGMLSEEELANWIAERTVPVEEEGQTGRKLQEDAPKRKSGRKK, from the coding sequence ATGGAACCGGAACCTATATGGCTCTTGAAGGCGACTGTGCTTGACCTTCATCAGGAGGAAATCGCCAGACACGGCGGAACCGAAGGCATAAGGGATGAGGGTATGCTTGAGTCCGCTCTGGACAGACCCAGAAACCTTTACCATTACGGCAATCCCAAGCCGGACATAACCGACCTTGCGGCGGCTTACGCCTACGGCATTGCCCGCAATCATCCGTTTTTAGACGGAAACAAGCGGGCCGCCCTTGTGTCCTGCCGGGCGTTTCTTTTAAGAAACGGTTTTGACCTTATGGCAACTCCGGTTGAGAAATACGACAAAATCATGCGTCTCGCCGAGGGAATGCTGTCGGAAGAGGAACTCGCGAACTGGATAGCGGAAAGAACTGTGCCGGTTGAGGAGGAAGGGCAAACGGGGAGAAAATTGCAGGAGGATGCGCCCAAGAG